The following nucleotide sequence is from Streptomyces xiamenensis.
CCGTGCCAGTAGCCGTAGAAGGACAGGGCGATCACATCGAAGGGGACCCCGCGCGAGGTGGCGTTGTCGAACCACCAGCGGGTACCGCCGTTGTCACCGCCCTCCGCCAGGTGCAGGGCGAGCCGGGTGCCGGGTGAGGCGGAACGGGCCCCCTGGGCCCCGGCGTTCAGCAGTCCCGCCAGCTTGTCCCAGTCGGTGGAGCGGCCGTCGGGCCACAGCATGCCGCCGTTGATCTCGTTGCCGATCTGCGCCATGGCGGCGGGGGTGCTCTGCCGGGCGAGGGAGCCGAGGATGTCGGCGGTGTGGTCCCGTACCGCCGTCTCCAGCGCCGTGCCGGTGAGGCTGTTCCAGGCGGCGGGCTTGAACTGCTTGCCGGGGTCGGCCCAGGTGTCGGAGTAGTGGAAGTCCACGAGGAGTCGCATGCCCTGGGCCTGGATCCGGCGGGCCATGGCCAGCAGCTGCCGCTTGCCGTGGTAGCCGTCGGCGGAGTTCACCCAGACCTTGATCCGGGCCCAGTTGGCGCCGGCCTCGCGCAGGATCCGGACGGCGTCGCCCCGGGTGCCGTCCGCGTAGCGGAAGACAGCGCCCTTGTCCTCGCCCTTGGGGAGCGAGGACAGGTCGACGCCCCGGATGTTCAGCGCGGCGGCCTGCGCGCCGGATACGGGGAGGGCGGCGAGCACGGCGGGGGTGGCGAGAGCCGCCGTGCCCAGGCGGAGCACACTGCGTCGGCGCATCGTCAGGGGTCCCTTCCTTGAATGGTGCCTGAACGGTGGGGGATGGCGCTGTTCCTGGTGGCCCGGTGGTGCGTGGATACGGGGTCCCCCGGCGCCGGCGATGCGGTGCCGGGGGACGCCCGGGTCAGTCGTCGAGGTGCAGCACGCGGACGGTGCCCGCCGGTACGGACAGGTCACCCTCCACGCGCCGGCCGCCGAACAGCTCGCGCCCGGCGCCGCCCACCGGCACCTCGGCGTCGGCGGCGGTGTGGTTGATGACGAACACGTAGCGGCCGGCGGCGCCTTCACGGCGCACCACCTCGACATCGCGCGGCAGGTCCTCGCGGGGGGCGATCCGGGCGTCCAGCCCGGCGGCGGCCAGCACGGTGTCCAGACCGTCCGCGTCCAGCCGGGTGGAGAGGTACCAGGCGCTGCCCTCGCCCAGCTCGTGCCGGGTCACGGCGGGGCAGCCGGCGGCCGGGCCGTCCGTGTACGTCCACACCGGCTCGGCTCCGCGCGCCACCACCGTCTCGGCCCACACATCGGCGGTGAGACGGTGGCCGTCGGGGCCTTCCAGGGTGACCCGCTCGTGCCGGCGCAGGGGCTGGAACTCCTCCACGGTCAGCCCCAGGACGTCCCGCAGCGCGCCCGGGTGCGGACCGGGGTGCACGGCGTCGTGCTCGTCGACGATGCCGGAGAAGTGGCCGACGACCAGGGTGCCGCCGCCTTCGACGTAGGCGCGCAGGTTGCGGCCCGCCGCCTGCGTCATCAGGTACAGCGCGGGCACGACCACCAGCGGATAGGCGCTGAGATCGGCCTCGGGGTGCGCGAAGTCGACCGTCAGATGGCGGTCGAAGAGAGCCGCGTACACGGCCTCGGCGCGCTCGCGGGTGTCCAGGTCCTCGCTGGGGCGCCACTCCAGCTTCTGCGCCCACCAGGACTGCCAGTCCCACACGATCGCGGCGTCCGCCACGGTGCGGGTGCCGCGCAGGCCGGACAGCGAGCCGAGGTCGGCGCCCAGCGCCACCACCTCGCGCCAGATCCGGCTGTCGGTGCCGGCGTGCGGCACCATCGCCGAGTGGAACTTCTCGGCGCCGAAGCGGGAGGCCCGCCACTGGAAGAACATGGCGCCCTCGGAGCCGCGCGCGACGTGGGCCATGCTGTTGCGGGCCATCTCACCGGGGCGCTTGCTGATGCCGCGGGTCTGCCAGTTGACGCCGCTGGTGGAGTGTTCGAGCAGCAGCCAGGGCTTGCCGCCGCCGACGGAGCGGGTGAGGTCGGCGGCCATCGAGAGATTGATGTGGTTGCGGTCGTCCTCGGCCACCAGGTAGTGGTCGTTGGTGACGATGTCCACCTCCTGGGCCCACTTCCAGTAGTCGATGGTGTCGCACTGGGTGGGCGAGACCATGAAGTTGGTGGTGACGGGGATGCCCGGTGACAGCTGGTGCAGCAGGTCGCGCTCGCGGCGGAAGTTCTCCAGGGCGCTGTCGCTGGCGAACCGGGCGAAGTCGAGCCGCTGGGCGGGGTTGCAGGTGGTGGGGGTGGCCCGGGGCGGCTGGATCTCCTCCCAGTCGCCGTACGCCTGGCCCCAGAAGGCGGTGCCCCAGGCGGCGTTCAGCGCGTCCAGGGTGGTGTAGCGCTCGGTGAGCCAGCGGCGGAAGTGCGCGGCGGAGGTCTCGCAGTAGCACTCCAGGACGGGGACCCCGTACTCGTTGTGGACGTGCCACATGGCGACGGCGGGGTGGCTGCCGTAGCGCTCGCCCAGGGCGCGGGTGATGCCGGCGGCGGCCTCGTGGTAGGCGGGCGAGCTGTGGCAGATGGCGCCCCGGGAGCCGAACTCCCAGCGCACGCCCGCGCGGCTGACCGGCAGCGCATCGGGGTGCGCGCGGTAGAACCAGGCGGGCGGGACCACGGTGGGGGTGGCCAGGTCGGCCCGGATGCCGGCGTCGTGCAGCAGGGCGAGCAGCCGGTCCAGCCAGCCGAAGTCGTACACGCCCGGGCTCGGCTCCAGCTTGGCCCAGGAGAAGATCCCGACGCTGACCATGGTCACACCGGCCTCGCGCATGAGCGCGATGTCCTCTTCCCAGGTCTCCTCGGGCCACTGCTCGGGGTTGTAGTCACCGCCGTAGGCGAGGCGGTCCAGGCCCTGGGGGGCGGCGTGCGGCATGGAAACTCCTGGGCATCGCTGGGAACGTGCACAGCCTCCGTCGGCTGCATCACACCAACATAACCGCACAGCATCAACCATTGACAAGTGTCTGTTCTGTTTCTCTACTGTGAACGCTCACAGTCCCTGCCAGGGAGGCAACATGAATCACCGCACCGTCGCGGTACTGGCCGCCACCGTCGTCTCGTCCCTCGCCCTCACCGGCTGCGGCGGCTCCTCGGACGACTCCTCCTCGTCCTCCGGCCCCGTCAAGCTCACCTACTGGGCCTGGGCCCCGGGCATGGACGAAGTCGTCAAGCTGTGGAACGACGCCAACCCCGACGTCCAGGTCACGGTGAAGAAGCAGGCCAGCGGCGACGACCTGGTCACCAAGACCATCACCGCAGCCAAGGCGGGCAACGCCCCCGACCTGATGCAGGCCGAGTACCAGGCGCTGCCCACCCTGGTCAGCAACGATGTCCTCGCCGACATATCCGGCCAGGCCGGCGACGCCGAGGACGCCTTCGCCCCGGGACTGTGGCAGCAGGTCACCCTCGGCACCGACGCCGTGTACGCGATCCCCCAGGACTCCGGTCCGCTGATGTTCTACTACCGGGCCGACCTCTTCGAGGAGTACGGGCTGACCGTCCCCACCACCTGGGACGAGTTCGCCGACACCGCCCGCGACCTCAAGGAGCAGCAGCCGGACAAGGCGCTCACCACCTTCTCCGCCAACGACGCGGGCCTGTTCGCCGGGCTCGCCCAGCAGGCCGGCGCCCAGTGGTGGACCACCGAGGGCGATCAGTGGAAGGTCGCCATCGACGACGAGGCCACCGGGAAGGTCGCCGACTTCTGGGGCGGCCTGGTCGCCGAGGGCGCCATCGACAACCAGCCCATGTACACCCCGGCCTGGAACAACGCCCTCAACACCGGCGAGCAGATCGCCTGGGTGAGCGCCGTGTGGGCCCCCGGCACCCTCACCACCGCGGCCCCCGACACGGCCGGCAAGTGGGCCATGGCCCCGCTCCCCCAGTGGAACGCCGGCGAGAACATCACCGGCACCTGGGGCGGCTCCACCACCGCCGTCACCAACGACGCGGGCGACAAGGACGCGGCCGCGCGGTTCGCCACCTGGCTGAACACCGACCCCGAGGCGCTGTCGGCCCTGGTCACCCACGGCGGGATCTACCCGGCCGCCACCGCCGCCCAGACCGGTGAGGCGCTCGCCCAGGCACCCGAGTTCTTCGCCAACCAGCCCGACTTCTACACCGTCGCCGCCGAGGTGGCCGAGGGCACCGCGCCCGCCGCCTGGGGCCCCAACACCAACGTCGCCTACTCCACGTTCAACGACGTGTTCGCCCAGGCCGCCCGCGACCGGAGCGACTTCGGCGCCGCGCTGACCCTCATGCAGCGCGCCACCGTCGACGACCTCGCCGGCCACGGCTTCCAGGTCACGGAGTGAAGAAGCACCGCACGTCGTACGGGGCGCCGCGGCGCGCCCCCTACGCGTTCCTCCTTCCCGCCGGGGTGCTGTTCGCGCTGTTCTTCGCGCTCCCCATCGGCTACGCGATCTACCTGTCGCTGCGCAAGATCGAGGTCAAGGGCCTGGGCCTGGGCAGCGGCGCCCGCTCCGAGGTGTGGGCCGGGTTCTCCAACTACACGGCGGCGCTGAGCGACCCGGTGCTGCTGGACGGTGCCCTGCGGGTGCTGATCTACGGCCTGATCGTGGTCCCGGTGATGCTGGGCCTGGCCCTGGTGTTCGCGCTGATGCTGGACTCCGACCGGGTCCGCGGCCGTGCCTTCACCCGGCTGGCGATCTTCCTGCCGTACGCCATCCCCGGGGTGATCGCGGCGCTGCTGTGGGGCTTCCTCTACCTGCCCTCGGTCAGCCCGCTGCACTACCTGCTGGACTCCTTCGGGCTGCCGCAGCCCGACCTGCTCAGCGGCGGCGCCCTGTACATCGCGCTCGCCAACATCGCGGTGTGGGGCGGCACCGGCTTCAACATGATCGTCATCTACACGGCGCTGCGCGCCATTCCCGCCGAGGTGTACGAGGCGGCCCGGCTCGACGGCTGCTCGCAGTGGCAGATCGCCTGGCGGATCAAGATCCCGATGGTGGCGCCCTCGCTGGTGCTGACCTTCTTCTTCTCGGTCATCGCCACCCTCCAGGTCTACAACGAGCCGACCACGCTGCGGCCGCTCACCAACAGCCTGTCCACCAACTGGAGTCCGCTGATGAAGGTGTACCAGGACGCCTTCGTGGGCGGCGACATCCACTCCGCCTCGGCCACCGCCGTGATCATCGCCGCGGTGACGTTCGCGCTGTCCTTCGGCTTTCTGCGGGTGGCCAACGCCCGTTCCCGGCGGGAGGAGAACCGATGACCGCCCCGACCACCACCCTCCGTGCCCGGCGCCGGGGCGGCTGGCTGCCCACGGCCGCGCTGTTCCTGGGCGCGGCCTACTGCCTGCTCCCCGTGGTGTGGGTGGTGATGGCCGCCACCAAGTCCGGCAGCGAGCTGTTCTCCACGTTCACCTTCTGGCCCGGCACCGGCTTCGCGGAGAACCTCAGCGATCTGTCGGCGTACCGGGACGGCGTCTACTGGACGTGGATGGCCAACTCGGCGCTGTACGCGGGGCTGGGCGCGCTGCTGTCCGCCGCCGTGTCGGCGGTCAGCGGATACGCGCTGGCGCAGTACCGCTTCCGGGGCCGCGAGACCATCTTCAACATCCTGCTGGCCGGTGTGCTGATGCCGCCGGTGATCCTGGCGGTGCCGCAGTATCTGCTGATGGCCGAGGTGTCGCTGACCGACAGTCATCTGTCGGTGCTGCTGCCGGTGATCCTCTCCCCGTACGGCATCTATCTGGCGCGGATCTACGCGGCGGCGGCCGTGCCGCCCGATGTGGTGGAGGCGGGCCGGATGGACGGTGCCGGGGAGTGGCGGATCTTCCGTACCGTGGCGCTGCCGATGATGGCGCCGGGTCTGGTGACGATCTTCCTCTTCCAGTTCGTGGCCATCTGGAACAACTTCCTGCTGCCGTACATCATGCTCAGCGACGACGAGAAGTTCCCGCTGACGCTGGGACTTTTCACGCTCCTCAACCAGGGCGCCAACACCCCGGCGCTGTACACCCTGGTGATCATCGGCGCGCTGCTGGCGGTGCTCCCGCTGATCGCGCTGTTCCTGTTCATCCAGCGGTTCTGGAGCCTTGACCTGCTCTCGGGCGCCGTAAAGTCATGACCATGTCCGTACCAGCGCGGCGCCGGCGGGCGCCGACGATCCACGACGTGGCCCGGGAGGCCGGTGTCTCCCGGGGCACCGTCTCCCGGTTCCTCAACGGCGGCCACAACGTCTCGGCCGTCTCGGCCAAGGCGGTGGAGGAGGCCATCCGCAAGACCGGTTACGTCCTGAACCGGCATGCGCGTTCGCTGATCACCGGCCGGTCAGGGTCGGCGGCGTTCCTGCTGACGGAGCCGCAGGAGAAGTTCTTCGAGGACCCGAACTTCAATGTGCTGCTGCGCGGTTGCACCCAGGCGCTGGCCGCGCACGACATCCCGCTGCTGATGATGATCGCGGGGACCAGGGAGGAACAGCGGCGGCTGCTGCGCTACGTGACCTCCGGGCACGTGGACGGGGTGCTGCTGGTCTCCAGCCACACCGGTGATCCGGTGGCCGAACAGCTGGCCGAGGCAGGGGTTCCGGTGGTGCTGTGCGGCAAACCGATGGGCCCCGGCGGGCGGATGGCGCACGTGGCGGCGGACGACCGGGACGGCGCCCGGGAGATGGTGCGCCACCTGGTGGGTCTTGGCCGGCGCCGGATCGGCACGGTCACCGGCCCGCTGGACACCCCGGGCGGGGTGGAACGGCTGGCGGGCTACCGGGAGGTGCTGGCCGAGTCGGGGCTGCCGGTCGCTCAGGAGCTGATCGCCACCGGGGACTACAGCAGGGAGGGCGGCGAGGCCGCGGCGACCGCGCTGCTGGCGCGCCGACCCGATCTGGACGCCCTGTTCGTCGCCTCGGACCTGATGGCGCAGGGCGCGCTGGCCGCGCTGACGGCGGCGGGCCGGCGGGTGCCGCAGGACGTGGCGGTCGGCGGCTTCGACGACTCCTCGGCGGCGGTGGCCTCACGGCCCGCGCTGACCACGATCCGGCAGCCGTGGGACCGGATCAGCCAGGAGATGGTGCGGCTGCTGCTCGCCCGGATCAGCGGGGAGGACACCTCGGCGGTGATTCTGCCCACCGAGTTGGTGCGCCGTCAGTCCACGTAGTGGGATGACCGCATGGACGAGATGAGAAGGATCGGCATCGCGCTGTTCCCCCGGGTCGAGGAGTTGGACGCGATCGGACCGTGGGAGGTGCTCGCGTACTGGACGCGGAACTTCCCCGGGGACGGCTGGGAGGTGTTCACCTTCTCCGCCGACGGCGCGCCCGTGGAGTGTGCCAAGGGCCTGACGGTCGCGGCCCATCACGCCCGGGACACGATGCCCGCCCTCGACGTTCTCCTGCACCCGGGCGGGCAGGGCACCCGGCCGCAGCTGACGGACGCCGAGCACCTGGCGTGGCTGCGTGCCCAGCGGGACCGGGTTCCGCTGCTGACCAGCGTGTGCACCGGCTCCCTGGTGTACGCGGCGGCCGGCCTGTTGAGGGGGCGCCCCGCCACCACCCACTGGGGTTCGCTGGAGCGGCTCGCGGAACTGGACCCCACCATCGAGGTGCGCCGCGAGGCCCGCTTCGTCGACGACGGCGACCTGATCACCTCGGCCGGGGTCTCGGCGGGCATCGACATGGCGCTGCATCTGGTGGTCCGGCTGGCGGGCGAGGAACGCGCCCGGGCCGTGCGCCGGGGCATCCAGTACGACCCGGAACCGCCCGTGTGAGCCGTGCCGCCACCGCCGACGGGCCGCCCCCGTACCGGCTGCCGGTACGGGGGCGGGCTCGGGATCGGGCTCACGGGCCGGTCGCTAGGCGCCGATGACGCCGCCGTCCGTGCGGCGGATGGCGAGGGTCGCGGAGCGCGGGCGGCCCTCGGGGTCGAAGTCGGGCCAGTTGCTGACCGCCCGGGGGTTGCCGGGGGTCGGCTCGCCCCAGGCGGGAGTGGCCTCGCCGGGGTGCTGGACGTTGACGAACAGGGTGCGCTGGTCGGGGGTGGTGATCACCCCGGTGATCTCGCAGCCGCGCGGCCCGGTGAGGAAGCGCCGGATCTCGCCGGTGTGCGGGTCGGCGGCGAGCATCTGGTTGTTGCCGATGCGGTCGTAACCCTTCTCCGGCAGGTTCTGGGAGGAGTTGGAGACATCGGTGAGGATCCACAGCCGGCCGTCCGGGTCGAACCACAGGCCGTCGGGCGATCCGAAGCGGGTGTCCTCGCTGAGATCGGTGCGCTCGTCGTACGCCGGGTCGCCGGCCAGCAGGAAGATGTCCCAGGTGAACGTGGTGGCGGTGTTGTCACCTCGGGACTCGCGCCAGCGGATGATGTGCCCGTACGGGTTGGGCGTACGGGGGTTGGCGGCGCCGCCCCGGCCGCTGCCGTTGGTGAGCGAGCAGTAGACGTCCTGGTTGGCGGGGTTGACGGCGATCCACTCGGGGCGGTCCATCGGGGTGGCGCCGAGCGCGTCGGCGGCCTCGCGGGTGCGCAGCAGCACATCGGCCTGGTCCGCCCAGCCGCCCGCGCGGGTCAGCGGCCCGGTGCCGTGGGTGAGCGGCAGCCAGCGGCCCTTGCCGTCGTCCTCGAACCGGGCGACGTACAGCGTGCCGTGGTCCAGGGGGCTGCGGCCCCGGGCGCGCTGGTCGCGCCAGGTGCCCTCGCCGACGAACTTGTAGAGGTAGTCGCCGTCCTGGTCGTCCCCGGTGTAGGCGACGATCCGGCCGCGCGCCTCGGTGGTGACGCAGCCCTCGTGCTTGATGCGGCCCAGCGCGGTGCGTTTGACGGGGACCGCGTCGGGGTCCATGGGATCGATCTCCACGACCCAGCCGAACCGGTTGGCCTCGTGGGGGTTGACGGCGATGTCGAAGCGGGGGTCCGCCTCGTGCCAGCGGTAGCCGAAGCCCTCGTGGTCGATGCCGTACCGGGCCTGCTCGGGCGTGGGTTCCCAACCGGCGCGCTCGGTGCCGAAGTAGGCGTTGAAGTTCTCCTCGCAGGCGAGGTAGGTGCCCCAGGGGGTCACGCCGTGCGAGCAGTTGTTGATGGTGCCCCGGGGCGGGCCGTCGGCGCGCAGCGCGGGGTGCCGCGGGCCCACCGGTCCGGAGAAGGTGACGGGGGTGTCGGTGGTGACGCGCCGGGCGCGCGGGGAGTCGGCGACCTGCCAGCCGCGGTCGTCGGTGCGGACGATTTCGACGATGCTGACGCCGTGCGCGGCGAGGGCCTTGGCGACCTTCTCGCGGGTCATCTCGGCGTCGCCGTCCGGGAAGAGGAGTTGCTGGTCGATGTACTCGTGGTTGAGGACGAGCATGCCGCGGCGGCTGCCCTCGGCGCCCTTGCCGAGCGGGAAGAAGTGCATGCCGTCGTGGTTCATGCCGACCTGCTCGGCCTGGTCCGCGGCGGAGTTGGAGGCGTCCTTGCGCCAGGCGGGTCCGCCGGGGCGGATCGGGGTGCCCCAGGGGATGATGACCTGTGCCTCGTACCCGGCGGGGAGGGTGATCCCGTCGGCGTCGGAGGTGGGGACCGGGGTGAAGCCGAGGGTGGGCCGGCGGCCGGTGGGCTCCGCCGGCGCGGGGCCTGGGGTGGCCTGGGCGGTACCGGTACTCCCGGTGAGAAACCCGGCCGCGGCGGCGACGGCACCGGAGGCGAGCACGGACCGCCGGCTGAACCGGGCGGCGGCGACCTCGTGGAAGGGCCGGTTGGCCGAGAGGTTGGAACTCACCTCGTCCGGGTCGAACTCAGGGAAGACCGGGCGACGCTGGACGGACATCCGCTGATCCTTACTTCCGGAAACAGGACATTTCCGAGAGGTTAGGAGCGATCAGGGGTCGCGTGAAGCATCAAAGGTGACAACACGACCAGTTTTCGCCGGACAGCGGATCTGCGACTCGCGGCCGTGTCGCACGGGCCTGCGGGAGACCGGCGGGCCGGGCCGCGGGCACAGCCGCGAGGGCCGGAAGCCATGGCTTCCGGCCCTCGCGGCGCGGTGCGCCGGCGCCGTCGTGCGCGGCCGGGCGGTCAGCCCTCGCGCTTGCCGTTCACCCGGCGGGGCAGGCCCAGCGGGTTGGCGTCCTTCAGTTCCTGCGGGAGCAGGGCCTGGGGGGTGGACTGGTAGGCGACCGGGCGCAGCCAGCGTTCGATGGCCGTGGCGCCCACCGAGGTGGAGGTGGAGGTGGTGGCGGGGTACGGGCCACCGTGGTGCTGCGCGGGGGTGACCGCGACGCCGGTGGGCCAGCCGTTGACCAGGACCCGGCCGGCCAGCGGGGTCAGCTCGGCGACGAGCGCGGCGCCGTCGCCGCTCTCCCCCGCCGCCTCGGCCGTGCTCAGCTGCACCGTGGCGGTGAGGTTGCCGGGCAGCCGGTCGAGCACCTGGCTGACCTGCTGGCTGTCGGTGTAGCGGGCGATCACGGTGACCGGCCCGAAGCACTCCTCGATCAGCAGTTCGTGGGCGCTGCCGTCCTCCGCGAGCCGGGCGGCGGGCACCGTGAGGAAGCCGGGGACGACCGTCTGCTCCTCGCCGCCGCCGGCGGCGGTGCTGGTGGTGACCTCCGCCAGCTCCGTACGGGCGGCGACGCCGTTGATGAAGTTGTCGCGCATCCGGGTGTCCAGCAGGACCCCGGGGGCGGCGGCGGCGAGCTTCTCGCCGAGGGTGGCCACCAGCCGGTCGCCCGCCTCGCCCTGCGGGGCGAGGACGAGTCCGGGCTTCACGCAGAACTGGCCGGTGCCCAGGGTGACCGAGCCGGCCAGGCCCTCGCCGATCTCCTCGGCGCGCTCGGCGGCGGCGGCCTCGGTGATGACGACCGGGTTGAGGCTGCCCAGCTCGCCGTGGAAGGGGATGGGGGTGGGCCGGGCGGCGGCGGCGTCGAACAGCGCGCGTCCGCCGCGTACCGAGCCGGTGAAACCGGCCGCCGAGACCAGCGGGTGCTTGATCAGCTCGATGCCGGCCTCGAAGCCGTGCACCACCGAGACGACGTCCTCCGGCAGCCCCACCTGCGCGGCGGCACGGCGCAGCGCAGCACCGGTCAGGGCGGAGGTGGCGGGGTGGTCGGGGTGGGCCTTGACGACGACGGGGCAGCCTGCGGCGAGCGCGGAGGCGGTGTCGCCGCCGGGCACGGAGAAGGCGAGCGGGAAGTTGGAGGCGGAGTAGACCGCGACCACGCCCAGCGGGATCTTGTAGCGGCGCAGATCGGGCCGGGGCGGGGTGAGGGAGGCATCCGCGTGGTCGATGATGACGCCGAGGTAGGCGCCGTCCTCGACCTCGTCGGCGAAGGCGCGCAGCTGGCCGGTGGTGCGGCCCAGCTCGCCGGTCAGCCGGGGCAGGCCCAGGGCGGTCTCGGCGTCGGCCGCGGCGATGATGGCCTCGCGGTCGGCCTCCAGCGCGTCCGCGGCGGCCCGCAGCAGGGCGATCCGGGTGTCACGGTCGGCGAGCCGCCCCACCGTGGCGTGCGCGGCGCGGACGGCCTGGTCCACGTCGGCGGCCGTGGCCTCGGTGGTGACCTGTTCCCGCCGCTTTCCGGTCCGGGGGTCCACGCTCCACACTGGTTCTGCTGGCACCGGTCGTTCCTCCCGCACTGAACGTTCGATATGCTGAACACCGTCCCTGTATGTGAATAGGGAACGTGCAGTGACTCTATAGCGGTTCGAACAAAGGGGTCAAGGTCGATGGCAGCCGGTGAGACAGGCGCATCCCCGGTCAAATCCGCGGTGCGGACCGTGGAACTGCTGGAGTTCTTCGCGGGGCGTCCCGGTATGCACTCGCTCGCCGACGTGCAGTCGGCGGTCGGCTACCCGAAGTCGAGTCTGTACATGCTGCTGCGCACCCTGGTGGAGCTCGGC
It contains:
- a CDS encoding PhoX family protein; translation: MSVQRRPVFPEFDPDEVSSNLSANRPFHEVAAARFSRRSVLASGAVAAAAGFLTGSTGTAQATPGPAPAEPTGRRPTLGFTPVPTSDADGITLPAGYEAQVIIPWGTPIRPGGPAWRKDASNSAADQAEQVGMNHDGMHFFPLGKGAEGSRRGMLVLNHEYIDQQLLFPDGDAEMTREKVAKALAAHGVSIVEIVRTDDRGWQVADSPRARRVTTDTPVTFSGPVGPRHPALRADGPPRGTINNCSHGVTPWGTYLACEENFNAYFGTERAGWEPTPEQARYGIDHEGFGYRWHEADPRFDIAVNPHEANRFGWVVEIDPMDPDAVPVKRTALGRIKHEGCVTTEARGRIVAYTGDDQDGDYLYKFVGEGTWRDQRARGRSPLDHGTLYVARFEDDGKGRWLPLTHGTGPLTRAGGWADQADVLLRTREAADALGATPMDRPEWIAVNPANQDVYCSLTNGSGRGGAANPRTPNPYGHIIRWRESRGDNTATTFTWDIFLLAGDPAYDERTDLSEDTRFGSPDGLWFDPDGRLWILTDVSNSSQNLPEKGYDRIGNNQMLAADPHTGEIRRFLTGPRGCEITGVITTPDQRTLFVNVQHPGEATPAWGEPTPGNPRAVSNWPDFDPEGRPRSATLAIRRTDGGVIGA
- a CDS encoding DJ-1/PfpI family protein; translation: MDEMRRIGIALFPRVEELDAIGPWEVLAYWTRNFPGDGWEVFTFSADGAPVECAKGLTVAAHHARDTMPALDVLLHPGGQGTRPQLTDAEHLAWLRAQRDRVPLLTSVCTGSLVYAAAGLLRGRPATTHWGSLERLAELDPTIEVRREARFVDDGDLITSAGVSAGIDMALHLVVRLAGEERARAVRRGIQYDPEPPV
- a CDS encoding glycoside hydrolase family 53 protein; translation: MRRRSVLRLGTAALATPAVLAALPVSGAQAAALNIRGVDLSSLPKGEDKGAVFRYADGTRGDAVRILREAGANWARIKVWVNSADGYHGKRQLLAMARRIQAQGMRLLVDFHYSDTWADPGKQFKPAAWNSLTGTALETAVRDHTADILGSLARQSTPAAMAQIGNEINGGMLWPDGRSTDWDKLAGLLNAGAQGARSASPGTRLALHLAEGGDNGGTRWWFDNATSRGVPFDVIALSFYGYWHGTLAQLRTNLHDAASRYGKDVLVAETAYPFRLGSKDNHEDIIASPSQLVPGYPATPQGQTAWMRDIGQVVASVPGGRGLGIFYWEPAWTAVPGNGWDETDPSSGNGWENQALFDYNDRALPAMWWA
- a CDS encoding ABC transporter substrate-binding protein yields the protein MNHRTVAVLAATVVSSLALTGCGGSSDDSSSSSGPVKLTYWAWAPGMDEVVKLWNDANPDVQVTVKKQASGDDLVTKTITAAKAGNAPDLMQAEYQALPTLVSNDVLADISGQAGDAEDAFAPGLWQQVTLGTDAVYAIPQDSGPLMFYYRADLFEEYGLTVPTTWDEFADTARDLKEQQPDKALTTFSANDAGLFAGLAQQAGAQWWTTEGDQWKVAIDDEATGKVADFWGGLVAEGAIDNQPMYTPAWNNALNTGEQIAWVSAVWAPGTLTTAAPDTAGKWAMAPLPQWNAGENITGTWGGSTTAVTNDAGDKDAAARFATWLNTDPEALSALVTHGGIYPAATAAQTGEALAQAPEFFANQPDFYTVAAEVAEGTAPAAWGPNTNVAYSTFNDVFAQAARDRSDFGAALTLMQRATVDDLAGHGFQVTE
- a CDS encoding carbohydrate ABC transporter permease; protein product: MTAPTTTLRARRRGGWLPTAALFLGAAYCLLPVVWVVMAATKSGSELFSTFTFWPGTGFAENLSDLSAYRDGVYWTWMANSALYAGLGALLSAAVSAVSGYALAQYRFRGRETIFNILLAGVLMPPVILAVPQYLLMAEVSLTDSHLSVLLPVILSPYGIYLARIYAAAAVPPDVVEAGRMDGAGEWRIFRTVALPMMAPGLVTIFLFQFVAIWNNFLLPYIMLSDDEKFPLTLGLFTLLNQGANTPALYTLVIIGALLAVLPLIALFLFIQRFWSLDLLSGAVKS
- a CDS encoding LacI family DNA-binding transcriptional regulator, whose protein sequence is MTMSVPARRRRAPTIHDVAREAGVSRGTVSRFLNGGHNVSAVSAKAVEEAIRKTGYVLNRHARSLITGRSGSAAFLLTEPQEKFFEDPNFNVLLRGCTQALAAHDIPLLMMIAGTREEQRRLLRYVTSGHVDGVLLVSSHTGDPVAEQLAEAGVPVVLCGKPMGPGGRMAHVAADDRDGAREMVRHLVGLGRRRIGTVTGPLDTPGGVERLAGYREVLAESGLPVAQELIATGDYSREGGEAAATALLARRPDLDALFVASDLMAQGALAALTAAGRRVPQDVAVGGFDDSSAAVASRPALTTIRQPWDRISQEMVRLLLARISGEDTSAVILPTELVRRQST
- a CDS encoding beta-galactosidase, with product MPHAAPQGLDRLAYGGDYNPEQWPEETWEEDIALMREAGVTMVSVGIFSWAKLEPSPGVYDFGWLDRLLALLHDAGIRADLATPTVVPPAWFYRAHPDALPVSRAGVRWEFGSRGAICHSSPAYHEAAAGITRALGERYGSHPAVAMWHVHNEYGVPVLECYCETSAAHFRRWLTERYTTLDALNAAWGTAFWGQAYGDWEEIQPPRATPTTCNPAQRLDFARFASDSALENFRRERDLLHQLSPGIPVTTNFMVSPTQCDTIDYWKWAQEVDIVTNDHYLVAEDDRNHINLSMAADLTRSVGGGKPWLLLEHSTSGVNWQTRGISKRPGEMARNSMAHVARGSEGAMFFQWRASRFGAEKFHSAMVPHAGTDSRIWREVVALGADLGSLSGLRGTRTVADAAIVWDWQSWWAQKLEWRPSEDLDTRERAEAVYAALFDRHLTVDFAHPEADLSAYPLVVVPALYLMTQAAGRNLRAYVEGGGTLVVGHFSGIVDEHDAVHPGPHPGALRDVLGLTVEEFQPLRRHERVTLEGPDGHRLTADVWAETVVARGAEPVWTYTDGPAAGCPAVTRHELGEGSAWYLSTRLDADGLDTVLAAAGLDARIAPREDLPRDVEVVRREGAAGRYVFVINHTAADAEVPVGGAGRELFGGRRVEGDLSVPAGTVRVLHLDD
- a CDS encoding carbohydrate ABC transporter permease, translated to MKKHRTSYGAPRRAPYAFLLPAGVLFALFFALPIGYAIYLSLRKIEVKGLGLGSGARSEVWAGFSNYTAALSDPVLLDGALRVLIYGLIVVPVMLGLALVFALMLDSDRVRGRAFTRLAIFLPYAIPGVIAALLWGFLYLPSVSPLHYLLDSFGLPQPDLLSGGALYIALANIAVWGGTGFNMIVIYTALRAIPAEVYEAARLDGCSQWQIAWRIKIPMVAPSLVLTFFFSVIATLQVYNEPTTLRPLTNSLSTNWSPLMKVYQDAFVGGDIHSASATAVIIAAVTFALSFGFLRVANARSRREENR